In the Ignavibacteriales bacterium genome, CGGTGTTTTCGTCCGAGAAAAAAATATCATCTATGTATCTTTGATCATTCGACTGAAAATTAATATCCCAGTTATATCCGCCATTAGTCGTTTTAAAAATCATTCCATAATCACCACTTACAAATCCAGTTTCCGAATTGACAAAATAAATCGCCTGAACATCCCTTCCTTCGCTTGCAACAACATTCCACGATAATCCGCCATCGGTTGTCTTTATAACCTGGAAGCCTACGGATAATCCATATCCGGTTTGCGAGTTTGGAAATGAGAAGTCGAAATATATATCTACATATGGATCAACTGTCACCGGCACCCAGCCCTGTTGCGCAAAGGAGAAATTGTATGTTAATATTAAACCAAGAATTAAAAAGATCCTTTTCATGGTGGTAGAGATTAATTAATAATAAGTTAAAATTTTTGATTCTATTAATCAATATTTAAGATCAATAAAAACATTAGTGTTTTGCTGTTATTGATTTATTTCTGCTCTGACAATCTCAATCATTATAATTATCTTTGTATTTACGCATGAAATTAATCAAATCTTATGGTCGAGAAATATTTAAATTTTATCAACGGACACTGGAAAGAATCATCGAACGGCGAATTTTTTGAGGACAGAAATCCCGCGAATACAGAAGATATAGTGGGATTATTTCCGTCATCCACCGCTGAGGATGTAGATGAAGCGGTGCGCGCTGCAAAGAATGCTTATGAAAAATGGCGCCTTGTACCTGCACCAAAAAGAGGTGACGTTTTGAAAAAGGTCGGCGATCTGATGACAGAACAAAAGAACGACATAGCACATGAAATGACTCGTGAAATGGGAAAGGTTTTTGCCGAAACAATGGGCGACGTACAGGAAGGGATAGATACCGCATACTATGCAGCATCGGAAGGAAGGAGATTGTTCGGAATGAACGCGCCGAGTGAGCTTCCAAACAAAATGAATCTGAGTTTCCGTGTACCGGTCGGTGTAGCGGGGCTTATCACACCGTTTAACTTTCCGATGGCAATACCAACATGGAAGATGTTTCCCGCGCTCGTGTGCGGCAATACGGTTGTATTCAAACCCGCTGAACTCGTTCCGAGAACCGCTAACTGGCTGATCGGTCTCGTAAATGAGGCAATGAAGGACGTGCTGGGTGACGAATATATCCCGGGAGTCGTAAATCTTGTGCATGGTTCGGGTGAAGTAGTCGGTGATGCGATCGTCAATCACCCCGGAATAGATCTCATTTCATTCACGGGTTCATCGGAGGTCGGAAGTTACATTAATTCTACAGCAGGAAGAAACCTCAAAAAAGTATCTCTTGAAATGGGCGGCAAGAACGCGCAGATTATCATGCCTGACGCCAATATGGACCTGGCAATGGAAGCCGTTCTTTGGGGAGCATTCGGTACAACCGGACAAAGGTGTACCGCTACTTCACGCCTTATAATTCATAAGGACGTTCACGATGATTTTGTAAACAGGCTGATCGAAAAAGCAAGAGCGCTGCGGCTCGGCTACGGCAACCATGCTGAGGTTCAGGTTGGTCCGCTCATAGATCATGCCGCGCTCGAGAAAGTAAAAAAATATGTACAGATAGGGATATATGAAGATAAGGCAACATTGCTCACCGGCGGTGATATTGCGCGGGGGGAAGACCTGGACAACGGGTATTTCTTCCAACCAACTATCTTCTGCGACGTGACTCCGGACATGCGTATTGCTACGGAGGAAATATTCGGTCCCGTACTCTCTGTAATAAAATGTAACAGCCTCGATGAAGCGATCGGGATACTCAATAACACAAAGTACGGTCTCTCATCAAGCATATTCACAAATGATGTAAATGATGCATTCCGGGCGGTGCGCGATATAAAATCCGGCATCACATACATAAACGGAGCGACTATCGGAGCCGAAGCTCACATGCCTTTCGGAGGTGTAAAAGCAACCGGCAACGGGCACCGTGAAGGCGGATGGACTGTGTATGAATTCTATACCGAATGGAAAGCTGTCTATATAGATTACTCCGGCAAGCTTCAAAGAGCGCAGATAGATAACTACTAGTTTGTTTATCGGATATCTTTACAAAATCCTCCTTTACCGGAGGATTTTTTTTGTGTCAAAAAAAGAGATTGCAAAAAACATACAATATGTTATTTTGCATATAGTTAACCAAACTACCATAACTTGAGATTAACTATTCCCATAATATTATTATTTTTGTCTTTCGATCTGGCAAACGCCCAAAACGACAGTTTGTACAGCAGAGATACAACTGACAGTGGACGGGGTATTATTGATACGGGACCTAAGTCTAACGATTCCATGGACGCAAAGGGAGTCGAAATTAAAATTAAAGGATCGAGATCAAACGAAAACATTATAATAATTGACGGGGTTGTTACAGAAAATCCGATCAATGATTCATCAAGGTCAATTGTCCCTGATAGCCTCATGAAAGATATACAGATTTTGGTGGGTGATTTTGAGGCGGAATATGGATTTAATATTCACGAATATAGAATAACATATGACTGGTTCATCTCACATTCTATTGGCTTTGCGCCGGATGAATCCATGCCTGCTTTTTTTGTCAATGTTGCCACAAAGGTTTCCACCCGGCTTTACCTGGGTCTACGTGCTGGTATTTACACCTATGAGAATTCTCTGGACAGTGTCGTAAATGATACAATTCGGGCGCATGCTCCGTATCTGGCAGGCAATTATATATTTAAAACCGACTTTGTGACACAGGGTCCGTCATATATTACGGCAATTTTTGGATCATACAGTATTTCCAAAAATTTTTACTTGCAGGGTTCAGCTGGTTTACGATTTTACTCCGAAGATACATGGTCGGGAGAATTTGGATTTTCCTCGCCTGCAAATAATTACTATCCTCCTCCCGTGCTGGTAACGCCAAATTTGAACTTTAGCATTACCAGCTCGGAAACCAAATTAAAACCGTACTTTTCACTGGGTGTTGATTATAAATCGGACAGGTTCCTGGTCGGGGTTTACGGAGACAATCTTTTTTCATTTGGGATCAATCTTGGAATTGGCTTTAATTAAAACTACCATAAATAATGAAACACACATCAAAAATTATTATTACCCTAATAATCTTAATCAGCACTACTCTACCAGCGGAAGCGCAGTTTGGCATTAAGGGAGGTATAAACTTCCCGAATGTAACCGCAAAAAGCAGATACAATAATTTCAAAATAGAGCCGCAGGACAAAATAGGATTTAATATCGGTGCTTTTCTCGATGTTGGGAATGCCGGAAACCTGGAGGTTACTTCAAGTTTGTCATACGTACGAAAACAAATATCCGGCAGATTCGGATTTGTAAATCCGTCTACAAGTGATATGGCAGAAATGAGTGTCGATTATCTGGTGTATTCCCTTATCGGCAAATTTAATGTGTTTGAGATGCAAAAACTTACTCCTTACATCTATTTTGCTCCACGTTTTAATGTTTACCTTTCTAATAATTATGAGCAGGAAGTTCAGGAGGTACCTCAATCCACAAGAAATGTAATATCGAATAACCTTACAAAGTTTGGATTTGGTGTTTCACTCGGAGTTGGCACAAGTATTAATACAGGATCACGTGTAACCCCTTTCTTCGAAGCACAATTTTCTCCGGATTTCTTTAATGCGTATGATGACGGGTATATAACTTTCAAAAGTAACTCGTTTGAACTTCTTGCGGGGATCCGTATCGGGAAATAATCCGATTTTCATTAAGATTATCCGTTCGTTTTAATATATTTGTTAAAAGAGGTTTCTTATGAACGGTATTAGTCTTTCTGTAAGATTATGGGTCGGCATTCCGATTGCTCTGATATTTCTCGGACTATCGGCAATGTTTTACATGGGCGGGATGGTAATAGGTGTCATGGGAACGGACGCCTGCGGTAATAGGCTTCCCGAAAGCGCTTCACTGTATCTGCTCGTAGCATGGCCCGCGGTCATGGCAATATCTTCCATTACACCTCCTGCACTATTCATGATTAACGTCAAATATTACTGGACGCTGATATCTCT is a window encoding:
- a CDS encoding aldehyde dehydrogenase family protein encodes the protein MVEKYLNFINGHWKESSNGEFFEDRNPANTEDIVGLFPSSTAEDVDEAVRAAKNAYEKWRLVPAPKRGDVLKKVGDLMTEQKNDIAHEMTREMGKVFAETMGDVQEGIDTAYYAASEGRRLFGMNAPSELPNKMNLSFRVPVGVAGLITPFNFPMAIPTWKMFPALVCGNTVVFKPAELVPRTANWLIGLVNEAMKDVLGDEYIPGVVNLVHGSGEVVGDAIVNHPGIDLISFTGSSEVGSYINSTAGRNLKKVSLEMGGKNAQIIMPDANMDLAMEAVLWGAFGTTGQRCTATSRLIIHKDVHDDFVNRLIEKARALRLGYGNHAEVQVGPLIDHAALEKVKKYVQIGIYEDKATLLTGGDIARGEDLDNGYFFQPTIFCDVTPDMRIATEEIFGPVLSVIKCNSLDEAIGILNNTKYGLSSSIFTNDVNDAFRAVRDIKSGITYINGATIGAEAHMPFGGVKATGNGHREGGWTVYEFYTEWKAVYIDYSGKLQRAQIDNY
- a CDS encoding PorT family protein, giving the protein MKHTSKIIITLIILISTTLPAEAQFGIKGGINFPNVTAKSRYNNFKIEPQDKIGFNIGAFLDVGNAGNLEVTSSLSYVRKQISGRFGFVNPSTSDMAEMSVDYLVYSLIGKFNVFEMQKLTPYIYFAPRFNVYLSNNYEQEVQEVPQSTRNVISNNLTKFGFGVSLGVGTSINTGSRVTPFFEAQFSPDFFNAYDDGYITFKSNSFELLAGIRIGK